A region from the Corallococcus silvisoli genome encodes:
- a CDS encoding thioredoxin family protein, with amino-acid sequence MKQVFKALALTVAFVGTPVLAADSAEVGKPAPAFTLKDEAGKAHSLSEYKGKVVVLEWTNPECPFVKRHYEAKTMQTTQKGFDAKKVVWLTVDSSSTHSAKTAADWKKKEGFSQPVLLDTDGAVGKSYAAKTTPHMYVIDGEGVVRYAGAIDDDPRGKNTAKVNYVKTAVDALLTGQQVPTATSEPYGCSVKYKS; translated from the coding sequence ATGAAGCAGGTCTTCAAGGCACTCGCGCTTACCGTTGCGTTCGTGGGCACCCCCGTCCTGGCCGCGGACTCCGCGGAGGTGGGCAAGCCCGCTCCGGCGTTCACGCTCAAGGACGAGGCGGGCAAGGCCCACTCGCTGTCGGAGTACAAGGGCAAGGTCGTGGTCCTCGAGTGGACGAACCCGGAGTGTCCGTTCGTGAAGCGGCACTACGAGGCCAAGACGATGCAGACGACGCAGAAGGGCTTCGATGCGAAGAAGGTGGTGTGGCTGACGGTGGATTCGTCCTCCACGCACTCCGCGAAGACCGCGGCGGACTGGAAGAAGAAGGAGGGCTTCAGCCAGCCGGTGCTGCTCGACACGGACGGTGCGGTGGGCAAGAGCTACGCGGCGAAGACGACGCCGCACATGTACGTCATCGACGGTGAGGGCGTGGTCCGCTACGCGGGCGCCATCGACGATGATCCGCGCGGCAAGAACACCGCGAAGGTCAACTACGTGAAGACGGCGGTGGACGCGCTCCTCACCGGCCAGCAGGTGCCGACCGCGACCTCCGAGCCGTACGGCTGCTCCGTGAAGTACAAGAGCTGA